The Cervus canadensis isolate Bull #8, Minnesota chromosome X, ASM1932006v1, whole genome shotgun sequence genome contains a region encoding:
- the LOC122435416 gene encoding fibronectin-binding protein A-like: MARVTVRVNNCILAKLPKKTQKTHTTKKLKKIRGSKLCSQCSKVKEGLNESEREDVPETMETPAIPAYQKEPEDVPETMETPAIPANQSESEDVPETVETPAIPANQDEPEDIPETVETPAIPANQDEPEDIPETMETPAIPAGPVDSQ; encoded by the coding sequence atggccagggtaaccgtgagggtgaataactGCATTCTGGCAAAGCTGCCTAAGAAAACTCAGAAGACTCATACCACAAAGAAGCTTAAGAAAATCCGaggctcaaagctctgtagccagtgTTCCAAGGTGAAGGAAGGGCTGAATGAGAGCGAACGAGAGgacgtcccagagaccatggagacccctgccattccagcttatcagaaggaaccagaggacgtcccagagaccatggagacccctgccattccagctaatcagagtGAATCAGAGGACGTCCCAGAGACcgtggagacccctgccattccagctaatcaggaCGAACCAGAGGACATCCCAGAGACcgtggagacccctgccattccagctaatcaggaCGAACCAGAGGAcatcccagagaccatggagacccctgccattccagctggaccagtggacagccagtga